A genome region from Chitinophagales bacterium includes the following:
- a CDS encoding transglycosylase domain-containing protein, which translates to MKKDFKTVFIYTQICFWSLVLFLVLFFIGVNYGLLGEMPDLDEIQNPRNDISTTVYSSDYEVLGTYFTENRVEISYDELSPFLVQALVATEDKRFYTHSGIDLKGLFRAIIKTGILGQDAGGGSTISQQLAKNLFNKKVHRNPIKRTLQKIEEWVLAAKLERTFSKDEIISIYLNTIGFGYNSYGIKTAAFTYFYKKPKELNVEEAAMLIGMLNGPSLYNPQKRPELAKERRDLVLKRMYEAKYVSEKQWKDYTAKPIKLNFHNPDFREGTATYFREYLRQELKNWCEKNPKPDGTKWDVYKDGLKVYTTIDSRMQHYAEEAAKTHLAYLQSTFFKEWKDREPWKKGLRAKPDLPEKLMKQSERYQMLKEQGKSEAQILKIFNKKIEMRVFAYDGDNGSFSKDTVMSPLDSIKYYLQMVQIGFMAVNPKNGEIKAWIGGPNITYFQLDHVKKTTKRQVGSTIKPFQYAIAIERGYHPCTPIPYEAPQFDGVDATWNPSATKNWEEGSLVPMQEGLAYSDNRITAQLMKEFGPDALVQFCKTLGIESKLEAVPALCLGVSDISLFEMARAYTAFANNGTLSEPYFIKRIEDKKGNKLAEFYPKQKEVLDEKTVWVTNGMMKQVVNKGTAARLRSRFGLHMPIAGKTGTTQSNADAWFVGFTPEILSICWIGFEQPAVHFLSTATGQGSSAALPIVGDFLRRSFNDRSLKLGRSDFALPADTSFHEVFDCDTTTIEQ; encoded by the coding sequence ATGAAGAAAGATTTCAAAACCGTTTTTATCTATACCCAAATTTGTTTTTGGAGTCTTGTCCTTTTCCTCGTGTTGTTTTTTATTGGTGTAAACTATGGCTTGCTAGGCGAAATGCCCGACTTAGACGAAATTCAAAACCCTAGAAACGATATTTCAACCACGGTATATTCCAGCGACTACGAGGTACTTGGCACTTACTTTACCGAAAACAGAGTAGAAATAAGCTACGATGAACTTTCGCCATTCTTAGTTCAGGCATTGGTAGCCACCGAAGACAAACGCTTTTATACCCACAGCGGTATAGACCTAAAAGGGCTTTTCCGCGCCATTATTAAAACAGGCATACTCGGCCAAGATGCCGGAGGAGGCAGCACCATTTCACAACAATTGGCAAAGAACTTATTCAATAAAAAAGTACATCGCAATCCAATAAAAAGAACCCTGCAAAAAATAGAAGAATGGGTACTGGCAGCAAAACTGGAACGCACTTTTTCTAAAGATGAAATCATAAGCATTTACTTAAACACCATTGGCTTTGGCTATAATTCTTACGGTATTAAAACCGCAGCCTTCACCTATTTTTACAAAAAGCCGAAAGAACTAAATGTAGAAGAAGCAGCTATGCTTATTGGTATGCTCAACGGGCCCTCGCTCTACAATCCGCAAAAACGCCCTGAGCTAGCAAAGGAGCGCAGAGATTTGGTATTAAAACGCATGTACGAAGCAAAGTATGTGAGTGAAAAACAATGGAAAGACTATACCGCCAAACCTATAAAACTCAACTTCCACAATCCCGATTTCCGCGAAGGAACTGCTACCTACTTTAGAGAATACCTTCGACAAGAATTAAAAAACTGGTGCGAAAAAAATCCTAAACCCGATGGCACCAAATGGGATGTTTACAAAGACGGATTAAAGGTTTACACCACCATAGATTCACGTATGCAGCACTATGCCGAAGAAGCTGCCAAAACACATTTAGCATACCTGCAAAGCACCTTCTTTAAAGAATGGAAAGACCGTGAACCGTGGAAAAAAGGACTGCGTGCCAAACCGGATTTGCCCGAAAAACTAATGAAGCAAAGCGAGCGCTACCAAATGCTGAAAGAGCAAGGAAAAAGCGAAGCGCAAATACTCAAGATATTCAATAAAAAAATTGAAATGCGTGTATTTGCTTACGATGGCGACAATGGCAGTTTTTCTAAAGACACTGTAATGTCGCCCCTCGATTCCATTAAATACTATTTGCAAATGGTGCAAATTGGATTCATGGCCGTAAACCCAAAGAACGGAGAAATAAAAGCGTGGATTGGCGGCCCTAACATTACTTACTTTCAACTTGACCACGTAAAGAAAACTACCAAGCGGCAAGTAGGCTCCACCATAAAACCATTTCAATACGCCATTGCCATAGAGCGCGGCTACCATCCATGCACACCCATTCCATACGAAGCACCACAGTTTGATGGCGTAGATGCCACATGGAATCCATCGGCAACCAAAAACTGGGAAGAAGGCAGCCTTGTTCCCATGCAAGAAGGGCTGGCATATTCCGACAACCGCATTACAGCACAACTTATGAAAGAGTTTGGCCCCGATGCCTTAGTTCAGTTTTGCAAGACATTAGGTATAGAAAGCAAGTTAGAAGCTGTGCCGGCATTATGCTTGGGTGTAAGCGATATTTCATTGTTTGAAATGGCGCGCGCCTATACTGCATTTGCCAACAATGGCACACTAAGCGAACCATATTTCATTAAAAGAATTGAAGACAAAAAAGGAAACAAACTGGCTGAATTTTATCCTAAACAAAAGGAAGTGTTGGATGAAAAAACAGTGTGGGTAACCAATGGCATGATGAAACAAGTGGTAAATAAAGGAACCGCAGCTCGGTTACGCTCGCGCTTTGGTTTACACATGCCCATTGCCGGAAAAACGGGGACTACACAAAGCAATGCCGATGCCTGGTTTGTTGGCTTTACTCCTGAAATTCTTTCTATTTGTTGGATTGGCTTTGAACAACCCGCAGTACATTTTCTTTCTACCGCCACCGGGCAAGGTTCTTCGGCAGCGTTACCTATCGTGGGCGATTTTCTAAGAAGGAGCTTTAACGACCGCAGCCTAAAACTTGGAAGAAGCGATTTTGCATTGCCAGCCGACACTTCCTTTCATGAAGTTTTTGATTGCGACACCACCACTATAGAGCAATAA
- a CDS encoding DUF3109 family protein yields the protein MLSIENTLVSLDVIEEQFVCDLRACKGACCVQGDYGAPLTEEELPILEKIYEAVKPYLTPEGAFTIEKEGKHVYIEEEEKYATPLRHDGACAYTIFENGTAFCGIERAWKDGKIDFQKPISCHLYPIRITQHKHYEAVNYERWSICKAACKNGKQLKVPVYRFLKDAIIRKYGEHYYRALEDYAQFANNK from the coding sequence ATGCTTTCCATAGAAAACACCTTAGTAAGTTTAGATGTAATTGAAGAACAGTTTGTGTGCGACCTTCGCGCCTGCAAAGGTGCGTGTTGCGTACAAGGCGATTATGGCGCTCCGCTTACCGAAGAAGAACTTCCCATACTCGAAAAAATCTACGAAGCAGTAAAACCATACCTAACACCAGAAGGCGCTTTCACCATAGAAAAAGAAGGTAAACATGTGTATATTGAAGAAGAAGAAAAGTACGCCACTCCACTACGCCACGATGGCGCTTGTGCTTACACCATTTTTGAAAACGGCACTGCATTTTGTGGCATAGAAAGAGCTTGGAAAGACGGAAAAATAGATTTTCAAAAACCAATCTCATGCCACCTTTACCCAATTAGAATTACCCAACACAAACACTACGAAGCCGTAAACTATGAACGGTGGAGCATTTGCAAAGCAGCCTGCAAAAACGGCAAACAACTTAAAGTTCCCGTTTACCGATTTTTGAAAGACGCCATCATACGCAAGTATGGCGAACACTATTACCGCGCCTTAGAAGATTACGCTCAATTTGCCAACAACAAGTAA
- a CDS encoding AAA family ATPase, translating to MYNSDVEALDAFSAKYKSLKTEIGKVIVGQHDVVHHVLVSIFCDGHSLLIGVPGLAKTLTVQTISQVLDLSFNRIQFTPDLMPSDIVGSEILDETRQFKFNRGPVFANIVLADEINRTPPKTQSALLESMQERSVTVSGSRHLLPSPFFVLATQNPIEQEGTYPLPEAQLDRFMFSITLDYPSFEEEVQVVKQTTSPSKTALSKLLSANEIVYFQQLVRKMPIADNVLEYAVALVNKTRPESSRATDTVKNYIAWGAGPRASQYLVLGAKCHAATRGKYSPDIEDVQAVALPVLRHRVFKNYKAEAEGLTIEKIIAGLL from the coding sequence ATGTATAATAGTGATGTGGAGGCTTTAGATGCCTTTAGTGCTAAGTATAAGTCGTTGAAAACAGAAATAGGAAAGGTAATTGTGGGGCAACACGATGTGGTTCACCATGTGCTTGTTTCTATTTTTTGCGATGGACACAGCCTGCTGATTGGTGTGCCGGGTTTGGCAAAAACACTTACGGTTCAAACTATTTCGCAGGTGTTGGATTTATCTTTTAATAGAATACAGTTTACTCCAGATTTAATGCCGAGCGATATTGTTGGCTCCGAAATTTTAGATGAAACAAGGCAGTTTAAATTTAATCGCGGTCCGGTGTTTGCCAACATTGTATTGGCTGATGAAATAAACAGAACTCCGCCTAAAACACAATCTGCATTGCTAGAGAGTATGCAAGAACGCAGTGTTACGGTTTCGGGAAGCAGGCACTTGTTGCCGAGTCCTTTTTTTGTATTGGCTACTCAAAACCCAATTGAGCAAGAAGGTACTTATCCTTTGCCCGAAGCGCAGTTAGATCGCTTTATGTTTAGCATTACGTTGGATTATCCTTCGTTTGAAGAAGAAGTGCAAGTGGTGAAGCAAACTACTTCGCCCAGTAAAACGGCATTGAGCAAATTACTTTCGGCTAATGAAATTGTTTACTTCCAGCAGTTGGTGCGTAAAATGCCTATTGCCGATAATGTATTGGAGTATGCAGTAGCACTGGTAAATAAAACACGTCCGGAAAGCAGCCGTGCTACCGATACAGTTAAGAATTACATTGCTTGGGGGGCAGGGCCGCGTGCATCGCAGTATTTGGTGCTGGGTGCCAAGTGCCATGCTGCTACCAGAGGAAAATATTCGCCCGATATAGAAGATGTGCAAGCGGTAGCATTGCCTGTGCTGCGCCATAGGGTATTTAAAAACTATAAGGCCGAGGCAGAAGGACTTACAATAGAAAAAATAATTGCCGGATTGCTTTAA
- a CDS encoding TetR/AcrR family transcriptional regulator: MEKLVSKSERTKQFIIEKTAPIFNEKGFAGTSLSDLESATGLTKGSIYGNFQNKDDVALAAFDYNFNKVTMYIRERILSVDNSIDRLLVYPNVYKDFLKIPFLKSGCPILNTSTEADDTHPALRAKAVNALQFWKGSIENQINRGIQRGEIKAETNSTEMAIIIMSLIEGAILQAKVYGKASDLKVAMAYLERLIVDMKR; the protein is encoded by the coding sequence ATGGAAAAGTTAGTGTCTAAATCTGAGCGAACAAAGCAGTTTATTATCGAGAAGACTGCCCCTATTTTCAATGAGAAGGGCTTTGCTGGAACTTCGCTTTCTGACTTGGAGAGTGCGACAGGACTTACTAAAGGTAGTATCTATGGAAATTTTCAGAATAAAGACGATGTGGCATTAGCTGCTTTTGACTATAACTTTAATAAAGTAACAATGTATATCCGTGAACGAATATTGTCTGTAGATAATTCAATTGATAGACTTTTAGTTTATCCTAATGTGTATAAGGATTTTTTAAAGATTCCATTTTTGAAATCTGGTTGTCCAATACTAAACACTTCAACTGAGGCAGACGATACACATCCTGCATTGAGAGCAAAAGCAGTTAATGCATTGCAATTTTGGAAAGGCTCAATAGAAAATCAGATTAATAGAGGAATACAGAGAGGTGAGATAAAAGCAGAAACAAACTCTACAGAAATGGCAATAATAATAATGTCTCTAATTGAGGGAGCCATTTTGCAGGCAAAGGTATATGGCAAGGCAAGTGATTTAAAGGTTGCAATGGCTTATTTAGAACGTTTAATTGTCGATATGAAAAGATAA
- a CDS encoding DinB family protein gives MEIISMKQFLNYLEKTRQQTNNVIQAIPEDKLDWSYKPGKFTLGDLIRHIVLIERNVFAEVALGNKPKYKGCGKEFAMGYDDVFHFFKVMHQQSIEILQSIPDEQLKQKMLSLDGKEIQLGNFLRSMIVHEVHHRGAMCIYLNLLGVESPPVIGLREEEVIQISKKQLL, from the coding sequence ATGGAGATAATATCAATGAAACAATTTCTCAATTATTTGGAGAAAACTCGGCAGCAAACGAATAATGTGATTCAGGCTATTCCAGAAGATAAACTGGACTGGAGTTACAAACCTGGGAAATTTACACTAGGCGATTTAATAAGGCATATTGTCTTAATAGAAAGAAATGTTTTTGCAGAGGTAGCATTAGGTAATAAACCTAAGTATAAAGGATGTGGAAAAGAGTTTGCCATGGGCTATGATGATGTTTTTCACTTTTTCAAAGTAATGCATCAACAATCAATAGAAATTCTGCAATCCATTCCCGATGAGCAACTAAAACAAAAGATGCTGTCGTTAGATGGGAAAGAAATTCAACTTGGAAATTTTCTTCGCTCAATGATTGTACATGAAGTGCATCATAGAGGTGCCATGTGTATCTACTTGAATTTATTGGGTGTAGAATCTCCTCCGGTTATTGGACTTCGAGAAGAGGAAGTTATTCAAATCAGCAAAAAACAATTATTATGA
- a CDS encoding acetyl-CoA C-acetyltransferase: MNNNKPINRVAVVGYNRIPFARQNTAYTNASNSDMLIATLNGLISKYQLHGELLGEVAGGSVIKSGTEGNLIRESVMNTSLHPATPACDIQQACATGIEAAIYIANKIALGQIDSGIACGVDSTSNVPLEHGIKLKNTLLAAKRAKNNVERLKLFLSLRPKDFKPVTPVNDEPKTGLSMGGHTEYSAKYYGITREEQDAFALASHQKLANAYDEGFMADMITPFMGLSTDNNLRRDTSLEKLSKLKPAFDKQSGTLTAGNSTPLSDGASAVLLASEDWATKHNLPVLAYITFAEVAAIEYVNNKHNLLMAPVLAADRMLRKANLQLQDFDFYEIHEAFAAQVLATLKIYESEELSREIGLGNPLGTINKSKLNVNGSSLAAAHPFAATGCRIIATMAKLLHQKGSGRGFISVCAARGQGVTMILEK, encoded by the coding sequence ATGAACAACAATAAACCAATAAATCGGGTAGCAGTTGTAGGATATAATCGTATTCCTTTTGCTAGGCAAAATACGGCATATACCAATGCAAGTAATAGCGATATGCTAATTGCTACTTTAAACGGGCTAATAAGCAAATACCAATTACATGGCGAGTTACTAGGCGAAGTAGCTGGCGGTTCTGTAATTAAAAGCGGAACAGAAGGAAATTTGATTCGCGAAAGTGTGATGAACACTTCACTCCATCCCGCAACACCCGCTTGTGATATTCAACAAGCATGTGCAACTGGAATTGAAGCAGCTATTTACATAGCCAATAAAATTGCATTAGGGCAAATTGATTCGGGTATTGCTTGCGGTGTGGATTCTACAAGCAATGTTCCATTAGAGCATGGAATAAAATTAAAAAACACATTGCTTGCAGCAAAGAGAGCGAAAAACAATGTGGAGCGATTAAAATTGTTCTTATCGCTTCGCCCAAAAGATTTCAAACCTGTTACACCCGTAAATGATGAACCCAAAACAGGATTATCAATGGGCGGACATACAGAATATTCAGCAAAGTATTATGGCATTACAAGAGAAGAACAAGACGCATTTGCATTGGCAAGTCATCAAAAATTGGCAAATGCTTATGACGAGGGATTTATGGCAGATATGATAACGCCATTCATGGGTTTAAGTACAGATAATAATTTACGTAGAGATACAAGTTTAGAGAAACTATCAAAACTAAAGCCCGCGTTTGATAAGCAAAGTGGAACGCTTACGGCAGGAAATTCTACGCCACTTTCTGATGGTGCATCTGCTGTATTGCTTGCAAGTGAAGATTGGGCTACAAAACATAATTTACCTGTATTGGCATACATCACATTTGCTGAGGTAGCAGCCATTGAATATGTGAACAATAAACACAATTTGCTAATGGCTCCTGTTTTGGCTGCCGACAGAATGTTGCGAAAGGCAAACTTACAATTGCAAGACTTTGATTTTTATGAAATACATGAAGCTTTTGCTGCTCAAGTTTTGGCCACACTTAAAATCTATGAAAGTGAAGAACTCAGTAGAGAAATAGGATTAGGGAATCCACTTGGCACTATTAATAAAAGTAAACTCAATGTAAACGGAAGCAGTTTGGCTGCAGCACATCCGTTTGCTGCAACAGGTTGCAGAATAATTGCCACCATGGCAAAACTCCTTCATCAGAAAGGTTCAGGAAGGGGCTTTATCTCTGTATGCGCAGCTCGTGGGCAAGGTGTAACAATGATTTTAGAAAAATAA
- a CDS encoding acyl-CoA thioesterase, whose amino-acid sequence MKNLPKILESKTRIQYQDCDPFNHLNNSKYIDYIMGARTEQLLDQYDFNASELAYKHGIGWVAAQTQISYFLPASWMETVTIESKLIHYSEYSLLVEAVMWDEHKANLKCVMWAKLVHFNIKAQKSEKHSGELLQLFEEIVNPLEQSCSFDERVQSFKNLKKMS is encoded by the coding sequence ATGAAAAATTTACCAAAAATATTAGAAAGCAAAACACGAATTCAATATCAAGATTGTGACCCTTTTAATCATTTAAACAACTCAAAGTATATAGACTATATTATGGGAGCAAGAACAGAACAATTGCTCGATCAATATGACTTTAATGCTTCTGAATTAGCATACAAACATGGTATTGGTTGGGTTGCAGCCCAAACACAAATCTCCTATTTCCTGCCCGCATCTTGGATGGAAACCGTAACGATTGAATCAAAATTGATTCACTACAGTGAATACAGTTTATTGGTTGAAGCTGTAATGTGGGACGAGCATAAGGCAAATTTAAAATGTGTAATGTGGGCAAAGCTGGTTCACTTTAACATTAAAGCACAGAAGAGTGAAAAACATTCCGGTGAATTGCTTCAATTATTTGAAGAGATAGTAAACCCATTAGAGCAATCATGCTCTTTTGATGAGCGCGTACAATCATTTAAAAATTTAAAGAAGATGTCATGA
- a CDS encoding YbhB/YbcL family Raf kinase inhibitor-like protein, whose product MIIAKLSANAQTFTLKSNELGGQATEKEVFNGFDCIGRNVSPQLYWENPPIETKSYAVTMYDPDAPTGSGWWHWLIFDIPANTKELKSGVGNLSLNLAPAGSVQSVTDFKIPGYGGPCPPEGSKAHRYVITVYALKTEKLGLDASANPALVGFMLEQNLIGKSSLIIYYKR is encoded by the coding sequence ATGATAATTGCGAAACTTTCCGCAAATGCTCAAACATTCACTCTAAAGAGTAATGAACTTGGTGGGCAAGCAACCGAAAAAGAAGTATTCAACGGTTTTGACTGCATTGGTAGAAATGTGTCGCCACAACTTTACTGGGAAAATCCACCAATCGAAACGAAAAGTTATGCTGTTACTATGTATGATCCGGATGCTCCAACAGGCAGCGGTTGGTGGCATTGGCTGATTTTTGATATTCCAGCAAACACGAAGGAATTGAAATCGGGAGTAGGAAATTTATCACTAAACCTTGCTCCTGCAGGCAGCGTTCAAAGTGTGACAGATTTTAAAATACCTGGTTATGGAGGACCGTGTCCGCCAGAAGGAAGCAAAGCTCATCGGTATGTAATAACAGTATATGCTTTGAAAACTGAAAAACTCGGTTTAGACGCATCGGCAAATCCGGCTTTAGTTGGGTTTATGTTGGAGCAAAACCTCATTGGAAAGTCTTCACTTATTATTTACTATAAAAGATAA
- a CDS encoding DUF1572 domain-containing protein: MNTNYLESVIKQFEYYKMLAEKTFAQIPDEKLFWQYNDDSNSVATIVKHLWGNMMSRWTDFLTTDGEKEWRNRDAEFDNDINSKQEMIDKWNEGWKVFMDVLKSLKDDDLEKIIYIRNQGHTVLEAINRQLAHYPYHVGQIVFIGKMCAEKWNSLSIPKGKSNNYNAEKFSKPKERGHFTDEFLIHKDDARKPNKQ, from the coding sequence ATGAATACAAATTATTTAGAAAGCGTAATCAAGCAATTTGAATACTATAAAATGTTAGCTGAAAAAACTTTTGCTCAAATTCCTGATGAAAAACTGTTTTGGCAATACAATGATGACAGCAATAGCGTAGCAACTATTGTAAAGCATCTATGGGGAAATATGATGAGCCGTTGGACAGATTTTCTTACAACTGATGGAGAAAAGGAATGGCGAAACCGAGATGCAGAGTTTGACAATGATATAAATTCAAAACAGGAAATGATAGACAAGTGGAATGAAGGATGGAAAGTGTTTATGGATGTACTGAAATCATTGAAAGATGATGATCTTGAAAAAATTATATACATCCGTAATCAAGGACACACTGTTCTGGAGGCTATCAATAGGCAATTAGCTCATTATCCATATCACGTAGGTCAAATTGTTTTTATTGGTAAAATGTGTGCTGAAAAATGGAATTCACTTTCCATACCTAAAGGCAAATCCAATAATTACAATGCTGAAAAATTCTCAAAACCTAAAGAACGTGGGCATTTCACTGATGAGTTTCTAATCCATAAAGATGATGCAAGAAAACCTAATAAACAATAA
- a CDS encoding DinB family protein, translating into MKFALNKSLEILDNTPDSVAALLHQVSEDWVNSNEGENTWSVKEVVAHLIVCEETDWLPRIRIILKSPNTVFIPIDMQAHFSIAQKYSLKELLIMFRNLRDSGLAEIRQFEFSQADFQKVGIHPVLGKVTLQELISTWVTHDMTHLGQIARIIAKQNVELVGSFKQYLRILN; encoded by the coding sequence ATGAAATTCGCATTAAACAAATCATTAGAAATTTTAGATAACACTCCTGATTCTGTTGCAGCTTTGCTTCACCAAGTGAGTGAAGATTGGGTCAATTCGAATGAGGGTGAAAACACATGGTCCGTAAAGGAAGTAGTAGCTCATTTAATTGTATGTGAAGAAACAGACTGGTTACCTCGAATAAGAATAATTCTGAAAAGTCCTAACACTGTTTTTATTCCAATAGATATGCAGGCACATTTCAGTATTGCCCAAAAGTATTCTTTAAAAGAGTTGTTGATTATGTTCAGAAATCTTAGAGATTCTGGATTAGCAGAAATTCGACAATTTGAATTTAGCCAAGCCGATTTTCAAAAAGTTGGTATTCATCCTGTGCTAGGGAAAGTAACTTTACAGGAGCTTATATCAACTTGGGTAACACATGATATGACGCATCTTGGACAGATAGCTAGAATTATAGCAAAGCAAAATGTGGAACTCGTGGGTAGTTTCAAACAGTATTTAAGAATATTAAATTGA
- a CDS encoding nuclear transport factor 2 family protein → MDKIKVEKFSQDWIEAWNKHDLSEILSHYADNIEFHSPFIPLLKFNETGVITNKDELKKYFEIGLKSYPDLHFIFHDVFVGIDSLVIHYTSVNGRKAAEVFKLNEHGKAVEVFCNYA, encoded by the coding sequence ATGGATAAGATTAAAGTAGAAAAATTTTCACAAGATTGGATTGAAGCTTGGAACAAGCACGATTTAAGCGAGATATTATCTCATTATGCTGATAATATTGAATTTCATTCGCCCTTTATTCCTCTGCTAAAGTTTAATGAAACAGGCGTAATAACCAATAAAGATGAGTTGAAAAAGTATTTTGAAATCGGATTAAAAAGTTATCCGGATTTACACTTTATATTTCATGATGTCTTTGTTGGAATAGATTCATTGGTTATTCATTATACCTCAGTAAATGGTAGAAAAGCAGCTGAAGTTTTTAAATTGAACGAACATGGAAAAGCAGTTGAAGTATTTTGCAATTACGCATAA
- a CDS encoding GNAT family N-acetyltransferase: MNWIKHPLMLKGGLITLKPLEHNHFDELIDLAGNKEIWKYYTIDGSNPIILRESLERSLIEREKGTQYPFVIVKNDNMKLIGSTRFLDIQAEHKKLEIGWTWLHPDYWGTSINLECKLLLLTYCFEELNTKRVQLKTDENNIRSRKAIEKIGGKFEGILRNDMIRYNGANRNSAYYSILDIEWGMVKVDLLKLLM, from the coding sequence ATGAATTGGATTAAACACCCTTTGATGTTAAAAGGAGGGCTGATTACGTTAAAACCTCTAGAGCATAATCACTTTGATGAGTTGATAGACCTGGCAGGCAATAAAGAAATTTGGAAGTATTACACCATAGATGGCAGTAATCCAATTATACTTAGAGAAAGTTTAGAAAGAAGTTTGATTGAGAGAGAAAAGGGAACGCAATACCCTTTTGTGATTGTAAAAAACGATAACATGAAATTAATTGGTAGCACACGATTTCTAGACATTCAAGCCGAACATAAAAAACTTGAAATTGGTTGGACATGGCTACATCCTGACTATTGGGGAACTTCAATTAACTTAGAATGCAAGTTATTGCTACTTACATATTGTTTTGAGGAGTTAAACACAAAACGAGTTCAGCTTAAAACAGATGAAAACAACATCCGTTCTCGAAAAGCTATCGAAAAAATTGGCGGAAAATTTGAAGGCATCTTGCGAAATGATATGATAAGATATAATGGAGCAAATCGGAATTCTGCCTATTACAGTATTTTGGATATAGAGTGGGGAATGGTTAAGGTAGATCTCCTAAAACTATTGATGTAA